One Setaria viridis chromosome 3, Setaria_viridis_v4.0, whole genome shotgun sequence DNA window includes the following coding sequences:
- the LOC117848021 gene encoding serpin-Z1 gives MALFGYAAASDFKAAARTVAFGDNPAAARAEINDWFRSEAGGFVDNLLTEGSIDGSTAVVLANSLYFNGYWYNPFFPRLTQDGAFHVTPDHAVRVPFMTGSHQRTFMYIGCHPGFNVLRMPYCTGGGGGGGGMFAMCIYLPDERDGLPGLMRQISSNPAALLHKTILPKVPVTVGELRIPKLEVSLKVEASRLLRDLPFDPAANSFSFNADGFLRLLVRMPSSGQTVHTERGRLLHGITEEAACLSISLSRGPDT, from the coding sequence atggccctgtttggatacgcGGCAGCCTCCGATTTCAAAGCCGCCGCGAGGACGGTTGCGTTCGGCGACAACCCCGCGGCGGCCAGAGCCGAGATCAACGACTGGTTCAGGAGCGAGGCCGGCGGCTTCGTCGACAACCTCCTCACCGAGGGCTCCATCGACGGCAGCACGGCCGTCGTCCTCGCCAACTCGCTCTACTTCAATGGCTATTGGTACAACCCATTCTTCCCGCGCCTCACCCAAGATGGTGCCTTCCATGTCACTCCGGACCACGCGGTGCGCGTGCCTTTCATGACAGGGAGTCACCAGCGCACCTTCATGTACATCGGCTGCCATCCTGGCTTCAACGTCCTGCGCATGCCCTACTgcaccggtggcggcggcggcggcggcgggatgttCGCCATGTGCATCTACCTCCCCGACGAACGCGACGGCCTGCCTGGCCTCATGCGCCAGATCAGCTCCAACCCGGCCGCGTTACTGCACAAGACGATCCTGCCGAAGGTGCCTGTCACGGTGGGGGAGCTCAGGATACCCAAGCTTGAGGTGTCGCTCAAGGTGGAGGCCTCACGACTCCTGCGTGACCTGCCTTTTGACCCTGCCGCCAACTCCTTCTCGTTCAATGCTGATGGGTTCTTGCGCCTTCTTGTACGTATGCCATCGTCTGGGCAAACTGTACATACAGAGCGAGGTCGATTGTTGCATGGCATTACAGAAGAGGCTGCCTGCCTTAGCATTAGTCTTTCTCGAGGACCCGACACCTGA
- the LOC117846931 gene encoding dihydroorotate dehydrogenase (quinone), mitochondrial: MSSSAAARVWRRSLRDVLLRGSAWRGGASARSASTASASGAAAEAAAAPKKVPPPPRKGRLLTGALIGLAIGGGAYVSTADEARFCGWLFKSTELVNPLFALLDAEFAHRLAVKAAAHGFVPREKRPDPPVLGLEVWGRKFANPIGLAAGFDKNAEAVEGLLGMGFGFVEVGSVTPHPQEGNPKPRVFRLKEHGAVINRYGFNSEGIVVVAKRLGAQHGKRKMEETSSSTPPSTSDIKQGGKAGPGILGVNLGKNKTSEDAAADYVQGVHTLSQYADYLVINISSPNTPGLRKLQGRKQLKDLVKKVQAARDEMQWAEDGPPPLLVKIAPDLSKQDLEDIAAVALALRLDGLIISNTTVSRPPPTDTHPLAQETGGLSGKPLFDLSTNILREMYILTRGKIPLIGCGGVSSGEDAYKKIRSGATLVQLYTALAYGGPALIPRIKAELAECLERDGFKSVQEAVGADFR; the protein is encoded by the exons ATGTCTTCGTCCGCCGCGGCTCGCGTGTGGCGGCGCTCTCTCCGCGACGTCCTCCTGCGTGGCTCCGCATGGCGCGGCGGCGCATCCGCGCGGTCGGCCAGCACGGCCTCGgcgtccggcgcggcggcggaggccgcagCCGCACCGAAGAAGgtgcccccgccgccccgcaaG GGAAGGCTTTTAACTGGGGCCTTGATAGGGTTGGCCATTGGTGGAGGTGCTTATGTTAGTACTGCTGATGAGGCCAGGTTTTG TGGCTGGTTATTCAAGTCGACAGAACTCGTAAATCCACTTTTTGCACTGCTAGATGCAGAGTTTGCTCATCGTTTGGCAGTTAAAGCTGCTGCCCACGGATTTGTTCCAAGAGAAAAGAGACCTGACCCACCGGTTCTCGGGCTAGAGGTTTGGGGAAGGAAGTTTGCCAATCCAATTGGTCTTGCCGCTGGCTTTGATAAAAATGCTGAGGCAGTTGAAGGCCTCTTAGGCATGGGTTTTGGCTTTGTGGAAGTTGGCTCTGTGACACCTCATCCTCAAGAGGGAAATCCCAAGCCTCGAGTTTTCAGATTAAAGGAGCATGG TGCTGTAATCAATCGATATGGATTCAATAGTGAAGGAATCGTAGTTGTTGCTAAGCGTCTTGGGGCACAACATGGTAAGCGGAAGATGGAAGAAACTTCCAGCTCCACGCCCCCCTCAACCAGTGACATAAAGCAAGGAGGGAAAGCAGGACCTGGAATCCTGGGAGTCAATCTTGGCAAGAACAAGACTAGtgaagatgctgctgctgattATGTGCAAGGAGTTCATACATTGTCACAATATGCTGATTACTTG GTCATTAACATTTCTTCCCCAAATACTCCTGGTCTTCGCAAATTGCAAGGTAGAAAACAACTGAAAGATCTTGTTAAGAAG GTGCAAGCTGCACGAGACGAGATGCAGTGGGCTGAAGATGGTCCTCCACCATTGCTCGTGAAAATTGCACCAGACTTGTCTAAGCAGGATCTTGAGGATATTGCTGCG GTTGCACTTGCTCTTAGATTGGATGGCCTG ATTATATCAAACACCACAGTTTCCAGACCACCGCCCACAGATACACATCCATTGGCTCAGGAAACCGGTGGATTAAGTGGGAAGCCTTTATTTGACTTATCTACTAACATTCTCAGGGAGATGTATATCCTTACACGC GGCAAGATTCCCCTCATAGGCTGTGGTGGTGTAAGCAG CGGTGAGGATGCATACAAGAAGATCCGTTCTGGAGCTACTCTTGTTCAACTTTACACTGCTCTTGCTTATGGTGGTCCAGCTCTTATACCTAGAATAAAG GCTGAGCTAGCAGAATGTTTGGAAAGAGATGGTTTCAAATCTGTTCAGGAAGCAGTTGGGGCAGATTTCAGGTGA
- the LOC117846842 gene encoding uncharacterized protein produces the protein MPSAYASRHRGSGGGGMSTTTVLAAKVAFASAALAAAASLARLAVPQLVSVAGAVLPRAWAVARFWLVPPYLFVTVHLIILVIWKLSDHKHFQQAQANQHKDPWPVAQHTPHPPAASVPAAEVASPAVKAKEEFDADAGYAGHLEHEFSPDSGGGESCVTTESDEDASSSPSYVTDSWRSMAPAQERAVLERELSLPSQSVDCDGDGDDDMDAMWKAIMQKTRPAAAAAPAPASPPPAQRSPQRPPPRARDPSLGAEEMNRRFDDFIKKNRNSFGRQ, from the coding sequence ATGCCGTCCGCCTACGCCTCGCGGCAccgcggcagtggcggcggggGTATGTCCACGACCACGGTGCTCGCGGCCAAGGTGGCGTTCGCGTCCGCCGCGCTGGCCGCGGCCGCGTCCTTGGCGCGCCTCGCCGTCCCGCAGCTCGTGTCCGTGGCCGGCGCCGTGCTCCCGCGCGCGTGGGCCGTCGCGCGCTTCTGGCTCGTCCCGCCCTACCTCTTCGTCACCGTGCACCTCATCATCCTCGTCATCTGGAAGCTCTCCGACCACAAGCACTTCCAGCAAGCGCAGGCGAACCAGCACAAGGACCCCTGGCCGGTCGCGCAGCACACGCCGCACCCGCCGGCGGCCTCTGTCCCCGCCGCCGAGGTGGCTTCCCCCGCCGTCAAGGCCAAGGAGGAgttcgacgccgacgccgggtACGCCGGCCACCTGGAGCACGAGTTCTCCCcggactccggcggcggcgagtccTGCGTCACCACGGAGTCCGACGAGGACGCCTCTTCCTCCCCGTCCTACGTCACGGACTCGTGGCGCAGCATGGCGCCGGCGCAGGAACGCGCGGTCCTCGAACGGGAGCTCTCGCTGCCGTCCCAGTCCGTGGactgcgacggcgacggcgacgacgacatggACGCCATGTGGAAGGCCATCATGCAGAAGACGCGCCCGGCTGCTGCCGCGGCACCAGCGCCGGCGTCTCCCCCTCCCGCGCAGCGATCGCCGCAGCGGCCGCCACCGAGGGCGCGGGACCCGTCGCTCGGCGCGGAGGAGATGAACCGGCGGTTCGACGACTTCATCAAGAAGAACCGCAACTCCTTCGGGCGGCAATAG